The Candidatus Polarisedimenticolia bacterium genome has a segment encoding these proteins:
- a CDS encoding amino acid adenylation domain-containing protein, with product MLALKGPCLHHLIEAQVRRTPGQAAVMFEGQGMSYRELDDRADRVARHLRGLGVGPEVLVALYLKRSLEMVVGILGILKAGAAYVPLDAGYPRERIAFMLGDASVACTLTQQDLVANLPIGAPPALCLDSFDWSAAAPPIQPEAPCRPENLAYVMYTSGSTGRPKGACIEHRNIVSYVQGVADRLRCEPGMNHATVSSIAADLGNTVIFPALATGGCLHVISQDRAENPAMLAEYFRRERIDVLKIVPSHLAALQTGRDPRDVMPRRRLILGGEASRLDWIERLRALSPECEIHNHYGPTETTVGAMTYRVGALLPRTLSGTLPLGTPLPNSSACILDEGGKPVAVGEKGELYIGGRGVARGYLNRPDLTCEKFIPDPFSPNPGARLYRTGDLARTLRDGTFEFCGRIDDQVKVHGYRIELGEIEAAMREHPGVAAAVVRLQEDGSGGSQLAAYVVPRRARQALWGCQAVHVLPDGSPVAHLNRNETDYLYGEIFDRQAYLRHGIALRDGDCVVDAGANIGLFTIFASRLARNLRIISLEPNPSAFACLEVNAEAWGTAVTCLPVGVSSENKTADLTFFEGMSLLSGFYADAAKERAVVKQYVLNQQSVPAIREWLASELDDLIDERLRARSVPAVLRTLSSVIAEQGLEGIDLLKINVEKSELDVLRGLEPRDWPRIRQMVIEVDDRENLGPIRALLEQRGFEALVEQDPLLRDTALCYVYAIRPSPGGARLIREPPPGAHVRALPPPDGQVLTPATLRKHIKERLPQPMIPASFVLMDKLPLTANGKVDRQALPIPSRENARAFHGMARPLTETEQTLVAIWRELLQVENIAPTDDFFDLGGHSLLAIKAVSRIRDVFGLELQTRTLFENPTINDLSRILTERKSEVLPFVRPAEAPGRPPRAVVPLQPRGTRTPVFAVPGHNGDILCYRVLALNLGHDQPFFGLEPPGLDGRSAPLIRIEALATYFADQIGAFRPHGPLIIAGFCAGGTVAFELGRRLLQAGRTIQFIALLASPYPTWYRYSSQVPFYLRQRCERVSKHARALWSRPAGDRLRYATERLDQVRARRAAASVAALDPLLARRARVERATLAAVRRYTPRHFTGRIALVAPSREWLPSAARLWRSSAERTTEYFGPRGCLGDTMLGDYAPQVARLLRRCREEHEEGSDASDSLPSDRFLSMSLTR from the coding sequence GTGCTCGCTCTGAAAGGGCCCTGCCTGCATCACCTGATCGAAGCGCAGGTCAGGAGGACTCCCGGCCAGGCGGCCGTGATGTTCGAAGGGCAGGGGATGAGCTATCGGGAGCTCGACGATCGCGCCGACCGCGTCGCGCGCCACCTGAGGGGGCTGGGGGTCGGGCCCGAGGTGCTCGTCGCGCTCTACCTCAAGCGCTCGCTGGAGATGGTGGTGGGCATTCTGGGCATCTTGAAGGCCGGTGCAGCCTACGTGCCCCTGGATGCGGGGTATCCCAGGGAGCGGATCGCGTTCATGCTCGGGGACGCGAGCGTCGCGTGCACGCTGACGCAGCAAGACCTCGTCGCAAACCTCCCGATCGGCGCGCCGCCGGCGCTCTGCCTGGATTCCTTCGACTGGAGCGCCGCGGCGCCGCCGATACAGCCCGAGGCGCCGTGCCGGCCCGAAAATCTCGCCTACGTGATGTACACGAGCGGCTCCACAGGCCGCCCAAAGGGCGCATGCATCGAGCATCGCAACATCGTGAGTTACGTGCAGGGAGTTGCGGATCGGCTGCGATGTGAGCCCGGGATGAACCACGCGACGGTGTCGAGCATCGCAGCCGACCTCGGCAATACGGTGATCTTCCCGGCGCTTGCCACCGGTGGCTGCCTCCACGTCATCTCGCAGGACCGGGCCGAGAACCCGGCGATGCTGGCAGAGTACTTCCGGCGCGAGCGGATCGACGTTCTCAAGATCGTGCCGTCGCATCTCGCGGCACTCCAAACCGGCCGGGACCCGCGGGATGTCATGCCCCGCCGCCGGCTGATCCTCGGCGGCGAGGCCTCCCGCCTGGACTGGATCGAGCGGCTGCGCGCCCTTTCCCCTGAATGCGAGATCCACAACCACTACGGCCCCACGGAGACCACGGTCGGAGCGATGACCTATCGAGTGGGGGCGTTGCTCCCGCGGACCCTCTCGGGCACGCTCCCGTTGGGGACGCCCCTGCCGAACAGCAGCGCATGCATCCTCGATGAGGGCGGGAAGCCCGTCGCCGTCGGCGAGAAGGGTGAGCTGTACATCGGCGGACGCGGTGTGGCGCGCGGCTACCTGAACCGCCCCGATCTGACCTGCGAGAAATTCATCCCGGACCCATTCAGCCCGAACCCCGGCGCACGGCTCTATCGCACGGGCGACCTGGCGCGAACCCTGCGGGACGGCACCTTCGAGTTTTGCGGGCGGATCGACGATCAGGTCAAGGTGCACGGCTACCGGATCGAGCTCGGCGAGATCGAGGCGGCGATGCGGGAGCACCCCGGTGTGGCGGCGGCCGTCGTGCGGTTGCAGGAGGATGGGTCCGGCGGCAGCCAATTGGCCGCGTATGTCGTGCCGCGGCGGGCGAGGCAGGCGCTGTGGGGCTGTCAAGCGGTGCACGTCCTGCCGGATGGCTCGCCGGTGGCCCACCTCAACAGGAACGAGACGGATTACCTCTACGGCGAAATCTTCGATCGCCAGGCCTATCTCCGGCACGGCATCGCGCTGCGCGACGGGGACTGCGTCGTGGATGCGGGCGCCAACATCGGCCTGTTCACGATCTTTGCCAGCCGCCTGGCCAGAAACCTCCGGATCATCTCCCTCGAGCCCAACCCATCGGCATTCGCGTGTCTCGAAGTCAATGCCGAGGCGTGGGGGACCGCCGTCACGTGTCTCCCTGTGGGCGTGTCGAGCGAGAACAAGACCGCCGATCTGACGTTCTTCGAGGGAATGTCGCTCCTGTCGGGGTTTTACGCCGATGCGGCGAAGGAGCGCGCGGTCGTCAAGCAGTACGTGCTCAACCAGCAGTCCGTCCCGGCGATCCGCGAGTGGCTGGCCTCTGAACTCGATGACCTGATCGACGAGCGGCTCCGCGCCCGAAGCGTCCCGGCGGTGCTGCGCACCCTGTCCAGCGTCATCGCCGAACAGGGCCTCGAAGGCATCGACCTCCTGAAGATCAACGTTGAAAAGAGCGAGCTCGATGTCTTGAGAGGACTCGAGCCCCGTGACTGGCCCAGGATCCGCCAGATGGTGATCGAAGTGGATGATCGCGAGAACCTGGGGCCGATCAGGGCACTGCTGGAGCAGCGCGGGTTCGAGGCTCTCGTCGAGCAGGACCCGCTGCTCCGAGACACGGCCCTGTGCTACGTGTACGCGATTCGGCCGTCACCCGGGGGTGCGCGGCTCATACGGGAACCGCCTCCCGGCGCGCACGTCCGCGCCCTGCCGCCGCCCGACGGCCAGGTCCTGACGCCCGCGACGCTGCGCAAGCACATCAAGGAGCGATTGCCGCAACCTATGATCCCTGCGTCGTTCGTCCTGATGGACAAGCTCCCCCTGACGGCGAACGGCAAGGTCGATCGACAAGCCCTTCCGATTCCCTCCCGCGAAAACGCCCGGGCCTTCCACGGCATGGCCCGGCCCCTCACCGAGACCGAGCAGACGCTCGTCGCCATCTGGAGGGAATTGCTCCAGGTGGAGAACATCGCCCCCACAGACGACTTCTTCGACCTCGGCGGGCATTCCTTGCTGGCCATCAAGGCCGTGTCACGCATTCGCGACGTGTTCGGACTGGAGCTGCAGACCCGCACGCTGTTCGAGAACCCGACGATCAACGACCTGTCGAGGATCCTGACGGAACGCAAGAGCGAGGTCCTCCCGTTCGTGCGCCCGGCGGAGGCGCCCGGTCGGCCGCCGCGCGCGGTCGTGCCGCTCCAGCCGCGCGGGACGCGCACGCCGGTGTTCGCCGTGCCGGGACACAACGGCGACATCCTCTGCTACCGGGTGCTGGCTCTCAACCTCGGGCACGACCAGCCGTTCTTCGGGCTCGAGCCTCCGGGCCTCGATGGCCGGAGCGCGCCGCTGATCCGGATTGAGGCTCTCGCGACCTACTTTGCGGACCAGATCGGCGCATTCCGGCCGCACGGCCCGCTCATCATCGCCGGCTTCTGCGCCGGCGGCACGGTCGCCTTCGAGCTGGGACGACGGCTCCTGCAGGCGGGTCGAACCATCCAATTCATCGCGCTTTTGGCAAGCCCTTATCCCACGTGGTACCGCTACTCGAGCCAGGTACCCTTCTACCTCCGCCAGCGGTGCGAACGTGTCAGCAAGCACGCCCGCGCGCTGTGGTCCCGGCCGGCAGGGGACCGCCTCCGCTACGCGACCGAGCGGCTCGATCAGGTTCGGGCGCGACGTGCTGCGGCATCGGTCGCTGCGCTCGACCCGCTGCTGGCGCGTCGTGCCAGGGTCGAGCGCGCCACCCTCGCCGCAGTGCGCCGCTACACACCGCGTCACTTTACAGGTCGCATCGCCCTGGTCGCGCCGAGCCGGGAATGGCTGCCCTCCGCCGCGCGGCTCTGGCGCTCATCGGCGGAGCGCACCACCGAGTACTTCGGCCCGCGCGGCTGTCTGGGCGACACCATGCTCGGCGACTACGCGCCCCAGGTCGCCCGGTTGCTCAGGCGGTGTCGCGAAGAGCACGAGGAAGGATCGGACGCGTCGGACTCCCTTCCGAGCGACCGGTTTCTGTCCATGAGCCTGACCCGCTGA
- a CDS encoding acyl-CoA dehydrogenase family protein, protein MTSGTYRSPWMTDDILMFRQTAQRFIETEFLPRQDCWRGQRGPDPGDWTSAGATGILLPDIPEEYGGGGGTFAHQAVVSEELARAVVQFGAGVQSLVAHYILAYGSEKQRRRWLPSMARGELVGAIAMTEPAAGSDLQGIQTTARRDGDHYVINGSKTFITNGRLAGLVCLAAKTDTRAPAMKGISLILVETKDLSGYRAGRPLEKVGMHGQDTCELFFDDVRVPCANLLGSSEGRGLSQMLERLSYERLTVAVSAVATAEQAVTLTTRHVKERMAFGKPLIELQNTRFKLAECKTEAHIGRVFLDHCIERFISGGLDDITTAMAKYWLTDRQFRIVDECVQLHGGYGYMTEYPIARMWADARVLRIFAGANEVMKEMIACSL, encoded by the coding sequence ATGACCTCCGGCACCTACCGGTCCCCTTGGATGACCGACGACATCCTGATGTTCCGGCAGACGGCGCAGCGCTTCATCGAGACGGAATTCCTGCCTCGCCAGGACTGTTGGCGCGGGCAACGGGGCCCCGATCCCGGAGACTGGACGTCGGCCGGCGCGACCGGCATCCTGCTGCCCGACATCCCGGAGGAATACGGCGGAGGAGGAGGAACCTTCGCCCATCAGGCCGTCGTGTCGGAAGAGCTCGCTCGCGCGGTCGTCCAGTTCGGCGCCGGCGTCCAGAGCCTCGTGGCGCACTACATCCTCGCGTACGGAAGCGAGAAGCAGCGGCGCCGCTGGCTCCCCTCGATGGCGCGCGGCGAGCTGGTCGGCGCGATCGCGATGACCGAACCCGCCGCGGGCTCGGACCTCCAGGGCATCCAGACCACCGCGCGTCGCGACGGCGATCACTATGTCATCAACGGGTCGAAAACGTTCATCACCAACGGCCGGCTCGCCGGCCTCGTCTGCCTCGCCGCGAAGACCGACACGCGAGCGCCTGCCATGAAGGGCATCTCGCTCATCCTCGTCGAAACGAAGGATCTTTCCGGATACCGAGCGGGGCGACCGCTTGAAAAGGTCGGCATGCATGGGCAGGACACGTGCGAGCTCTTCTTCGACGACGTGCGCGTCCCGTGCGCGAACCTGCTCGGCTCCTCGGAAGGACGCGGGCTCTCCCAGATGCTGGAGCGGTTGTCGTATGAGCGGCTCACCGTCGCCGTGAGCGCAGTCGCCACCGCGGAACAGGCGGTCACACTCACGACTCGGCACGTGAAAGAGCGCATGGCATTCGGCAAGCCGCTGATCGAGCTTCAGAACACGCGCTTCAAGCTCGCCGAATGCAAAACGGAGGCGCACATCGGTCGCGTTTTCCTCGACCACTGCATCGAGCGGTTCATCTCCGGCGGGCTCGACGACATCACGACGGCCATGGCGAAATACTGGCTCACCGACCGCCAGTTCCGGATCGTCGACGAATGCGTGCAGCTGCACGGCGGCTACGGCTATATGACCGAATATCCCATAGCCCGCATGTGGGCCGACGCTCGCGTGCTGCGCATCTTCGCCGGGGCCAATGAAGTCATGAAGGAGATGATCGCGTGCTCGCTCTGA
- a CDS encoding FAD-dependent oxidoreductase, giving the protein MGPAAGENSRPIEQACFWLAGRKRESDPPLIGRREADIAIIGAGLTGLWTAIFLKRFDPEQDIVVVEQGDAAFGASGRNAGMLGEGIDHSHELAIAHFGRREAVRMAGLGVENIRSMLTFLEERGIDCDLERTGQLHVALLPSQVEELRESAEVARQLGLTHFRFLDAAETRAELNCARFQGALLNPNSCILDPVKLVEGLKREAVRSGVVFHERTRVTAIERSNGGMRVRSVHVPGAGGPPAARMEATGVAAERLQAAAARLKAAAARAQASSAPPPGAEGELLARRLILATNAYTHHLFPRLLSRFIPLYDYILVSEPLSGDQMARIGWRQRQGVTDTRSFFKYYRLTADNRILWGTSEAAYYSGNRVDAGCDHSERHYSELRDSFRRHFPQLGDLPFPYAWGGPICSTTRFTPFFGAAEGGRVLYGLGYTGHGLGNTHLAGQILAHMALERKSTLLDLALVRKHPFPYPPEPLRTLAVKAVTKALRRVDAGGRPGLLLRILDLMGIGLSS; this is encoded by the coding sequence TTGGGCCCGGCAGCCGGAGAAAACTCCCGCCCCATCGAGCAGGCCTGCTTCTGGCTGGCCGGCCGGAAACGGGAATCCGATCCTCCCCTGATCGGCCGGCGCGAGGCGGACATCGCCATCATCGGAGCCGGCCTGACCGGGCTGTGGACGGCGATCTTCCTCAAGCGCTTCGACCCGGAGCAGGACATCGTGGTCGTGGAGCAGGGGGACGCGGCGTTCGGCGCCAGCGGCCGGAACGCCGGGATGCTCGGCGAGGGGATCGACCACTCGCACGAGCTGGCCATCGCCCACTTCGGGCGGCGGGAGGCGGTCCGGATGGCCGGCCTAGGGGTCGAGAACATCCGCTCGATGCTGACGTTCCTCGAAGAGCGCGGCATCGACTGCGACCTCGAGCGCACGGGACAGCTGCACGTCGCCCTGCTGCCGTCGCAGGTCGAGGAGCTGCGCGAGTCGGCCGAGGTGGCGCGGCAGCTCGGCCTGACGCACTTCCGCTTCCTCGACGCCGCGGAGACCCGCGCCGAGCTGAACTGCGCCCGCTTCCAGGGGGCCCTGCTCAATCCGAATTCCTGCATTCTCGATCCGGTGAAGCTGGTGGAGGGTCTCAAGCGCGAGGCGGTCCGGTCCGGCGTCGTCTTCCACGAGCGGACCCGCGTGACCGCCATCGAGCGGTCGAACGGCGGGATGCGGGTGCGGTCGGTCCATGTTCCCGGCGCCGGGGGACCTCCCGCGGCCCGCATGGAAGCGACCGGGGTCGCGGCCGAGCGCCTGCAGGCCGCGGCCGCGCGATTGAAGGCGGCTGCGGCCCGCGCCCAGGCCTCGTCCGCCCCCCCGCCCGGCGCCGAGGGGGAGCTTCTGGCGCGACGCCTGATCCTGGCGACCAACGCCTACACGCACCACCTGTTCCCACGGCTCCTGAGCCGCTTCATCCCGCTCTACGACTACATCCTGGTGAGCGAGCCCCTGAGCGGGGACCAGATGGCGCGGATCGGCTGGCGCCAGAGGCAGGGGGTGACCGACACACGGTCCTTCTTCAAGTACTACCGCCTCACTGCCGACAACCGGATCCTGTGGGGGACCAGCGAGGCGGCGTACTACTCGGGGAACCGCGTCGACGCGGGCTGCGACCACTCCGAGCGCCATTACTCCGAGCTGCGCGACAGCTTCCGCCGCCACTTCCCGCAGCTCGGCGACCTGCCGTTCCCCTACGCCTGGGGCGGGCCCATCTGCTCGACGACGCGCTTCACGCCGTTCTTCGGCGCCGCCGAGGGGGGGCGCGTCCTCTACGGCCTGGGCTACACCGGCCACGGGCTCGGCAACACGCACCTGGCCGGACAGATCCTCGCCCACATGGCGCTGGAGCGAAAAAGCACCCTGCTCGATCTCGCCCTGGTTCGCAAGCACCCGTTCCCGTACCCGCCCGAGCCGCTGCGCACCCTGGCGGTCAAGGCCGTCACGAAGGCGCTGCGCCGCGTCGACGCGGGGGGCCGTCCGGGCCTCCTCCTGCGCATCCTCGACCTGATGGGGATAGGACTCTCGAGCTGA
- a CDS encoding DUF885 domain-containing protein — MMMRGMVLLGAAVFVLGAVRVARAAPAATPEALRKLAAEYYGWRDQSYPVSSSSQGLHTWDDRLADYSARAVASRRKRVADVLAQVRAMPSDSWSRNDRIDWLLFRAQVGTVEFIDRVLDPEAANPQVYVGECSNAIFSLLKKEYAPPRARALAATARLQAMPALLEQGKANLTRPVALYSRLAIEAARAIDPLFKDSLMTLAPDLSAAERDSLVKARDAAIQALHGFADWLETRLPQMQPFKPMGMENYNTLLKTAYLLPIDAGQVEMLGQAELARYRALEALLKDPAMANPDPSRSRVIPKDQEEFLKAYESRQDEMIRFLGENRLLTLPPYLGRFSIRQLPEAFKPTSPGGFMNPPGLYDSDPSGFYFIPTYSPKSANFYIRAAIEDPRPILGHEGIPGHFLQISIANHLQDEIRRQQGDGVFVEGWALYTEEMLMRAGLYPDGSAGQGQILRLSRYRAARIGVDVNLHTGRWTFEEAVKYFMEAGGLDREAAEGEAAGAASDPTQKITYMVGKWQIMRLLGLYRDRRGKDFRLGDFHDDLLKNGSLPLSIVEWLLLDDPKTLDRALGPAGAR; from the coding sequence ATGATGATGCGGGGGATGGTGCTTCTCGGTGCGGCGGTGTTCGTCCTGGGCGCTGTGCGGGTCGCGCGGGCCGCGCCGGCGGCGACTCCCGAGGCGCTGCGGAAACTGGCGGCCGAGTACTACGGCTGGCGCGATCAGAGCTATCCGGTGTCGAGCAGCTCGCAGGGGCTGCACACCTGGGACGACCGGCTGGCCGATTACTCCGCCCGGGCCGTGGCGTCCAGGAGAAAGCGCGTCGCCGACGTGCTCGCGCAGGTCCGGGCGATGCCGTCCGATTCATGGAGCAGGAACGATCGGATCGACTGGCTCCTGTTCAGGGCCCAGGTCGGGACGGTGGAGTTCATCGATCGCGTCCTGGATCCCGAGGCGGCCAACCCGCAGGTCTACGTCGGCGAGTGCAGCAACGCCATCTTCTCGCTGCTCAAGAAGGAGTACGCCCCGCCGCGCGCCCGGGCGCTGGCGGCCACGGCGCGGCTGCAGGCGATGCCCGCGCTCCTGGAGCAGGGGAAGGCGAACCTGACCCGCCCGGTGGCTCTCTACTCCCGTCTCGCCATCGAAGCGGCGCGCGCCATCGACCCGCTGTTCAAGGACAGCCTGATGACCCTCGCCCCGGACCTGAGCGCGGCCGAGAGAGACTCGCTGGTGAAGGCCAGGGACGCCGCCATTCAGGCCCTGCACGGCTTCGCCGACTGGCTCGAGACTCGCCTGCCTCAGATGCAGCCCTTCAAGCCGATGGGGATGGAGAACTACAACACGCTTCTGAAGACCGCCTACCTGCTGCCGATCGACGCGGGCCAGGTCGAGATGCTCGGCCAGGCGGAGCTGGCCCGCTACCGGGCCCTCGAGGCTCTGCTCAAGGATCCGGCGATGGCCAACCCGGATCCCTCCCGCAGCCGCGTCATCCCGAAGGACCAGGAGGAATTCCTGAAGGCGTACGAGAGCCGCCAGGACGAGATGATCCGCTTTCTCGGAGAGAACCGCCTCCTGACGCTCCCCCCCTATCTCGGGCGCTTCTCCATCCGGCAGCTGCCGGAGGCGTTCAAGCCGACGAGCCCGGGCGGCTTCATGAACCCCCCCGGGCTGTACGACTCCGACCCGAGCGGCTTCTACTTCATCCCGACGTACAGCCCGAAGAGCGCCAATTTCTACATCCGCGCCGCCATCGAGGACCCGCGCCCCATCCTGGGACACGAGGGAATCCCGGGCCATTTCCTGCAGATCTCGATCGCCAACCACCTGCAGGACGAGATCAGGCGCCAGCAGGGGGACGGGGTCTTCGTCGAGGGCTGGGCGCTGTACACGGAGGAGATGCTGATGCGGGCCGGGCTCTACCCGGACGGCTCCGCCGGCCAGGGACAAATCTTGAGGTTGTCGCGCTATCGCGCCGCCCGGATCGGCGTCGACGTCAACCTGCACACCGGCCGCTGGACGTTCGAGGAAGCGGTCAAGTACTTCATGGAGGCCGGCGGGCTGGACCGTGAGGCGGCCGAAGGAGAAGCGGCGGGCGCCGCCTCGGATCCGACGCAGAAGATCACCTACATGGTCGGCAAGTGGCAGATCATGCGCCTGCTCGGCCTGTATCGCGATCGCCGCGGCAAGGACTTCCGGCTGGGCGACTTCCACGACGACCTGCTCAAGAACGGGAGCCTGCCGCTGTCGATCGTCGAGTGGCTCCTCCTCGACGATCCCAAGACGCTCGATCGGGCGCTCGGGCCCGCGGGGGCCAGATGA
- a CDS encoding SpoIIE family protein phosphatase yields the protein MASPVEALIRDQLAERRDRLQGIAGQSPDADRLRTLLREVDAALERLDRGTYGICETCHDPIEADRLMADPLLEYCLDHLSPTEQRALEQDLDLAARVMRGLLPPPSLSLPGYEIARHYEGPGPVGGDYCDALGAPDGSLHFAIGDVSGKGVAASMLMAHLHATLRALVPLGLPLEELVARASRLFCESALPSHFATLVCGRASRSGEVELCNAGHVPPLVARQGAVEAIASTGLPIGMFCDARFAVARLRLAPGDAILLYTDGVSETRGAADEEYGIERLKALLAQGPARKPAETVSVCLRDLKAFRAGAAKSDDLTLMAIQRVE from the coding sequence ATGGCCAGCCCGGTCGAGGCCCTGATACGGGATCAGCTCGCGGAGCGGCGGGACAGGCTGCAGGGCATCGCCGGGCAATCTCCCGACGCGGACCGGCTTCGGACCCTGCTGCGCGAGGTCGACGCCGCCCTCGAGCGCCTGGACAGAGGGACCTACGGGATCTGCGAGACCTGCCACGACCCTATCGAGGCCGACCGCCTGATGGCGGACCCGCTCCTCGAGTACTGCCTCGACCATCTCTCGCCCACGGAACAGCGCGCGCTCGAGCAGGATCTCGATCTGGCGGCCCGGGTCATGCGCGGCCTGCTCCCGCCTCCGAGCCTGAGCCTTCCGGGGTACGAGATCGCCCGCCACTACGAGGGGCCGGGTCCCGTCGGCGGCGACTACTGCGACGCGCTGGGCGCCCCGGACGGGAGCCTGCACTTCGCCATCGGCGACGTCTCGGGGAAAGGGGTCGCGGCGTCGATGCTGATGGCGCACCTGCACGCCACGCTTCGGGCGCTCGTGCCGCTGGGGCTGCCGCTCGAGGAGCTGGTCGCCCGGGCCAGCAGGCTGTTCTGCGAGAGCGCCCTGCCGAGCCACTTCGCCACGCTGGTCTGCGGCCGCGCGTCACGATCGGGCGAGGTGGAGCTCTGCAACGCCGGGCACGTGCCTCCGCTGGTGGCGCGACAGGGGGCCGTCGAGGCGATCGCCTCGACCGGGCTGCCGATCGGCATGTTCTGCGACGCGCGCTTCGCGGTGGCCCGGCTGCGCCTGGCGCCGGGCGACGCCATCCTGCTCTACACCGACGGGGTCTCGGAGACGCGGGGAGCGGCGGACGAGGAGTACGGGATCGAGCGTCTCAAGGCGCTTCTGGCGCAGGGCCCTGCGCGGAAGCCCGCAGAGACCGTCTCGGTCTGCCTGCGGGACCTGAAGGCCTTCCGCGCCGGTGCCGCGAAGTCGGACGATCTCACCCTGATGGCGATCCAGCGGGTCGAGTAG
- a CDS encoding NAD(P)/FAD-dependent oxidoreductase, with product MAENRYDAIIIGGGHNGLVSGAYFARSGARTVVLEARPKTGGAADTSAPFPNHPEIKVTTYSYVMSLMPPTIIRELRLKDFGYKVTPFGPYYQAYPDGRAVKVFVSDAARSHASIAQFSKKDAETLPKWEAWLKGVADVLGPLLLQVPPRLGSLSPGDLLEQAQTGWKVRKLGVRGVADVTRLFTMSVTDLVNDWFESDAVKGMLTVNGIIGTWAGPDEPGTAYVMLHHSIGDVGDGHLGSWGFQEGGMGAVSDSIRKSAASFGCEVRTNARAARILVNGGRVAGVALENGDELHAPVVVSAIHPKIAFLKLLDRRELPADFVRDIECWKTRSGVVKINVALSELPDFKADPGTNLQEHHTGAIELCFSSRYAERAFQDAHMERKASTAPFVDGTIPTTLDPTLAPKGIHVFSMFTQWVPDDWNMAPHRQELEAYADRIIDQYTELAPNFRRAVIDRQVIGPYDMEQELGLIGGNIFHGELSADQLFHMRPAPGYADYRTPIKGLYHGSCATHAGGGVNGIPGWQAFRQARRDGAVARR from the coding sequence ATGGCGGAGAACCGGTACGACGCGATCATCATCGGCGGCGGCCACAACGGGCTGGTCAGCGGGGCCTACTTCGCGCGATCGGGCGCCCGGACCGTCGTCCTCGAGGCCCGCCCCAAGACGGGCGGCGCCGCCGACACCAGCGCCCCCTTTCCCAATCATCCCGAGATCAAGGTCACGACCTACTCGTACGTCATGTCCCTGATGCCCCCCACCATCATCCGCGAGCTGCGGCTGAAGGACTTCGGGTACAAGGTCACGCCGTTCGGTCCCTATTACCAGGCCTATCCCGACGGGCGCGCCGTCAAGGTGTTCGTCAGCGACGCGGCCAGGAGCCACGCGTCGATCGCGCAGTTCTCGAAGAAGGACGCCGAGACGCTGCCGAAGTGGGAGGCGTGGCTGAAGGGGGTGGCGGACGTTCTCGGGCCGCTGCTCCTGCAGGTCCCTCCGCGGCTCGGCTCTCTGTCGCCGGGCGACCTCCTGGAGCAGGCGCAGACCGGCTGGAAGGTCCGCAAGCTCGGGGTCCGCGGCGTGGCCGACGTCACGCGCCTGTTCACCATGAGCGTCACCGACCTGGTGAACGACTGGTTCGAGTCGGACGCGGTCAAGGGGATGCTGACGGTGAACGGCATCATCGGCACCTGGGCCGGGCCGGACGAGCCGGGCACCGCCTACGTGATGCTGCACCACTCGATCGGCGACGTGGGGGACGGGCATCTCGGCTCCTGGGGCTTCCAGGAGGGAGGCATGGGGGCCGTGTCGGATTCGATCCGCAAATCGGCGGCGAGCTTCGGATGCGAAGTCCGGACGAACGCGCGCGCGGCGCGGATCCTCGTGAACGGGGGGCGCGTGGCCGGCGTGGCGCTCGAGAACGGCGACGAGCTGCATGCCCCGGTCGTCGTCAGCGCCATCCATCCGAAGATCGCCTTCCTGAAGCTCCTCGACCGCCGGGAGCTGCCCGCCGACTTCGTCCGCGACATCGAGTGCTGGAAGACGCGATCCGGCGTGGTCAAGATCAACGTGGCCCTCTCCGAGCTTCCCGACTTCAAGGCCGACCCCGGAACGAACCTCCAGGAGCACCACACCGGCGCGATCGAGCTCTGCTTCTCCTCGCGCTACGCCGAGCGCGCCTTCCAGGACGCGCACATGGAGCGCAAGGCATCGACCGCGCCGTTCGTGGACGGCACCATCCCGACGACGCTCGATCCGACCCTGGCGCCGAAGGGGATCCACGTCTTCTCGATGTTCACGCAGTGGGTGCCGGACGACTGGAACATGGCGCCCCACCGCCAGGAGCTGGAGGCCTACGCCGACCGCATCATCGACCAGTACACCGAGCTGGCCCCGAACTTCAGGCGGGCCGTCATCGACCGGCAGGTGATCGGCCCCTACGACATGGAGCAGGAGCTGGGCCTGATCGGAGGCAACATCTTCCACGGCGAGCTCTCGGCCGATCAGCTCTTCCACATGCGGCCGGCCCCCGGGTACGCCGACTACCGCACGCCGATCAAGGGGCTGTACCACGGCTCGTGCGCCACGCACGCGGGCGGCGGCGTGAACGGCATCCCCGGCTGGCAGGCGTTCCGCCAGGCGCGCCGGGACGGGGCCGTGGCGCGCCGGTAG